TTTCACTTTACTTGAGCTTATCCAACGCATCTTCATGCTCGGCGTATGCAGCTCGTGCGCCCTTCAGAAACGTGTGCGTGTCCGCCGGGACCAGCTCAATCGTTTGCGGCTCAGAGATGAATTTTTCCACGGCGAGTTTAAGCAGCTGGGAAAACTTGATGTTATTTTTCTTCAGATAGTTTTTGACCTTGGTTTCAAGATCGGCACCAAGGCGGACGCTTCGAGGAAGTCCCATTTCGTTACTTACTATAAATACAACGTATCCGCTCCACAAATCCATCTATGAAATGAATTTTGAAGCGAGCAGAGTCGATGGATGAAAAGAACGAGAGCGGAGATCGAAGAGTTCTGGGCTGAGGAAATTACAAAATGGGAGGCGAGCGGGAAGAGTGCGTTGGCGTATTGCCGGGAGCTGAATCTGAAGTACTCGACGTTTGGATACTGGAGGAGACAACTTCGACCTGTGGAAACGGGAAAGGCAATGGCGAAGGCAAGTCACTTCGTGCCGATTCCTGTGATTTCAAATCCAGTCCCCCCCGAGCTCTTTTTTCGGGTGGGTGGATATGAGGTATTGATTCGGAGTTCTTCTTGAGAGGTGTTTCATCTTTTTCGCGGATTCACCTGTACGTGGGAGCTGTGGATTTTCGCAAATCGATCGACGGACTTTCTGGGATCGTGGAGTCGAGCATGAAGTTGGATCCATTTTCCGCTGAGCTGTTTGTATTTGTGAGTCGATGCCGAACGCGACTTCGGATTCTGTATTGGGACCGAACGGGATTTGCGTTATGGATGAAGCGTTTGGAGAAAGAGCGGTTTAGCTGGCCGAGGAAAGTGGAAGAGGCGTATTCGATGAACCTTACACACGCTCAATTGGAATTATTGTTGGAGGGTGTAAATATTTTTCAAATAAAAGCGCATTCGACGTTAACATTTGCTTGCATGAGCTGAACAATCGTTCAAACTCAGTACTACAGTGAGTTTGCAAGAGATCGACACCCATCAGAATGTTTCAGAT
The sequence above is a segment of the Bdellovibrionota bacterium genome. Coding sequences within it:
- the tnpB gene encoding IS66 family insertion sequence element accessory protein TnpB (TnpB, as the term is used for proteins encoded by IS66 family insertion elements, is considered an accessory protein, since TnpC, encoded by a neighboring gene, is a DDE family transposase.); protein product: MRGVSSFSRIHLYVGAVDFRKSIDGLSGIVESSMKLDPFSAELFVFVSRCRTRLRILYWDRTGFALWMKRLEKERFSWPRKVEEAYSMNLTHAQLELLLEGVNIFQIKAHSTLTFACMS